One region of Pseudomonas sp. B21-040 genomic DNA includes:
- a CDS encoding LysE family translocator encodes MYWTEFLTVALIHLLAVASPGPDFAVVVRESVTHGRRAGTWTALGVGTAIFLHVGYSLLGIGLIVSQSIVLFNALKWAAAAYLLYIGYKALRAQPAKAVDDNLHKEAGERTARGAFTSGFVTNGLNPKATLFFLSLFTVVINPHTPLAVQAGYGVYLAAATALWFCLVARLFSQQRVRAGFARMGHWFDRTMGVVLIAIGVKLAFTEMH; translated from the coding sequence ATGTACTGGACAGAGTTTTTGACCGTTGCCCTGATTCACTTGTTGGCCGTGGCCAGTCCCGGCCCGGACTTTGCCGTGGTGGTGCGTGAGAGCGTGACCCATGGTCGTCGCGCCGGCACCTGGACGGCGCTGGGTGTCGGTACGGCGATTTTCCTCCACGTCGGCTATTCGTTGCTCGGCATCGGTCTGATCGTGTCCCAGTCGATCGTGCTGTTCAACGCGCTGAAATGGGCCGCTGCCGCGTACTTGTTGTACATCGGCTACAAGGCCCTGCGTGCGCAACCGGCCAAAGCGGTCGATGACAATCTGCACAAGGAGGCCGGCGAACGCACCGCACGTGGCGCCTTCACGTCCGGTTTCGTGACCAACGGTCTGAACCCCAAAGCCACGTTGTTCTTCCTGTCGCTGTTCACGGTCGTCATCAACCCGCACACGCCACTGGCGGTGCAAGCCGGTTACGGGGTTTATCTGGCGGCGGCGACTGCGTTGTGGTTCTGCCTGGTGGCGCGCCTGTTCAGCCAGCAGCGTGTGCGCGCCGGCTTCGCCCGCATGGGCCACTGGTTCGACCGGACCATGGGCGTGGTGCTGATTGCCATCGGCGTGAAGCTCGCTTTCACCGAGATGCATTGA
- a CDS encoding 2-hydroxyacid dehydrogenase, with product MTNSRRAVFLDHPSLDLGDLDLGPLQACFDELQLFAQTTPDQVIERIKGATVAITNKILIDAAAIAASPQLKLILITATGTNNVDLAAARAHGVTVCNCQGYGTPSVAQHTIMLLLNLATRLADYQKAVGEGRWQQAKQFCLLDYPIVELEGKTLGLLGHGELGSAVARLAEAFGMRVLLGQIPGRPARPDRLPLNELLPQIDALTLHCPLNEHTRHFIGARELASMKPSAFVVNTARGGLIDEQALADALRKGHLGGAATDVLSVEPPTAGNPLLADDIPRLIVTPHNAWGSREARQRIVGQLSENAQAYFSGTALRVVS from the coding sequence ATGACGAACTCTCGCCGCGCCGTTTTCCTCGACCACCCGTCCCTGGACCTCGGCGACCTCGACCTCGGCCCGCTGCAGGCCTGTTTCGACGAGTTGCAACTGTTCGCACAGACCACGCCGGATCAAGTGATCGAACGTATAAAGGGCGCCACCGTCGCCATCACCAACAAGATCCTGATCGATGCCGCCGCCATCGCTGCCAGCCCCCAGCTCAAGCTGATCCTGATCACGGCCACCGGCACCAACAATGTCGACCTCGCCGCCGCCCGCGCCCATGGCGTTACTGTTTGCAACTGCCAGGGTTACGGCACGCCATCGGTGGCACAGCACACGATCATGCTGCTGCTCAACCTGGCGACACGCCTGGCTGACTACCAAAAAGCCGTGGGTGAAGGCCGCTGGCAGCAAGCGAAACAGTTCTGCCTGCTCGATTACCCGATCGTCGAACTGGAAGGCAAAACCCTCGGCTTGCTTGGTCATGGCGAACTCGGTAGCGCAGTCGCGCGGCTGGCCGAAGCGTTCGGCATGCGTGTGCTGCTCGGCCAGATTCCCGGCCGCCCTGCCCGTCCGGATCGACTGCCGTTAAATGAGTTGCTGCCGCAGATCGATGCGCTGACCCTGCATTGCCCGCTCAACGAACACACCCGCCATTTCATCGGCGCCCGCGAACTGGCCTCGATGAAACCCAGTGCCTTCGTGGTCAATACCGCGCGCGGTGGCTTGATCGATGAGCAGGCGCTGGCCGATGCGCTGCGCAAGGGTCATCTGGGCGGCGCCGCCACCGATGTGCTGAGTGTCGAGCCCCCGACGGCGGGCAATCCCTTGCTGGCCGATGACATCCCGCGATTGATCGTCACCCCGCATAACGCCTGGGGCAGTCGCGAGGCGCGGCAGCGAATCGTCGGGCAGTTGAGCGAAAACGCGCAGGCCTACTTCAGCGGTACAGCGCTGCGGGTCGTCAGTTGA
- a CDS encoding class I SAM-dependent methyltransferase has product MDPRSEVLLRQAELFQGSVLLAGLPADDLLGRLPDAHGWCWHAGDQAALDARFAERSHFGVDAPEREFATAVVFLPKSKDLTDYILNALASRLAGRELYLVGEKRSGIEGAAKQLNPFGKPRKLDSARHCQLWLVTVANAPEAKSLESLAETYELPLAEGPLKVISLPGVFSHGRLDRGSALLLEHLDKLPSGHLLDFGCGAGVLGAAVKRRYPHNQVTLLDVDAFAAASSRLTLAANGLEADVITGDGIDAAPMGLSAILSNPPFHVGVHTDYYATENLLRKAAKHLKNGGELRLVANSFLKYQPLIEEHLGVCAIKAEGQGFRIYRAKRG; this is encoded by the coding sequence ATGGATCCGCGCAGTGAAGTACTGCTTCGTCAGGCCGAATTATTCCAGGGCTCGGTGTTACTCGCCGGTTTGCCCGCCGATGACCTGCTGGGCCGCTTGCCCGATGCCCACGGCTGGTGCTGGCACGCCGGCGATCAAGCCGCGCTGGACGCACGTTTCGCCGAGCGCAGCCATTTTGGTGTAGACGCCCCCGAGCGTGAGTTCGCAACCGCCGTGGTGTTCTTGCCCAAGTCCAAGGACCTGACCGACTACATCCTCAACGCCCTCGCCTCGCGCCTGGCCGGTCGCGAATTGTACCTGGTGGGCGAAAAACGCAGCGGCATCGAAGGGGCAGCCAAACAACTGAATCCGTTCGGCAAGCCGCGCAAGCTCGACAGCGCCCGTCATTGCCAGCTCTGGCTGGTCACGGTGGCCAATGCGCCAGAAGCCAAATCGCTGGAAAGCCTGGCCGAGACCTACGAATTGCCACTGGCTGAGGGGCCATTGAAAGTCATCAGTTTGCCGGGGGTTTTCAGTCACGGCCGACTGGATCGTGGCAGCGCGTTGCTGCTGGAACACCTGGACAAGCTACCGAGCGGCCACTTGCTGGACTTCGGTTGCGGCGCGGGCGTACTGGGTGCCGCGGTTAAGCGTCGTTATCCGCACAATCAGGTGACGTTGCTCGACGTCGATGCCTTTGCCGCTGCCAGTAGTCGCCTGACCCTGGCGGCCAACGGTCTGGAAGCTGACGTCATTACCGGTGACGGTATCGACGCCGCGCCCATGGGTTTGAGTGCGATTCTGAGCAATCCGCCGTTCCATGTCGGCGTTCACACCGACTACTACGCCACCGAGAACTTGCTGCGAAAAGCAGCCAAACATCTGAAAAACGGCGGCGAACTTCGCCTGGTCGCCAACAGCTTCCTGAAGTACCAACCGCTGATCGAAGAGCACCTCGGCGTGTGCGCCATCAAGGCTGAGGGCCAGGGGTTTCGAATCTATCGGGCCAAACGCGGCTGA
- a CDS encoding TMEM165/GDT1 family protein — protein sequence MLDSLLVPTAIVALAEIGDKTQLLALILAARFRKPWPIIAGIVAATLANHAAAGAVGAWFGSFFSNATLHWILAASFTATALWTLVPDKMDDDVSTARKFGPFLTTLIAFFLAEMGDKTQVATVMLAAQYPDLWLVIIGTTAGMLIANVPVVLAGNFAADKLPLTLIRRLAASAFLILAIVAVYKAMQSSGWV from the coding sequence ATGCTGGATTCACTTCTCGTTCCTACCGCAATCGTTGCCTTGGCCGAAATCGGCGACAAGACGCAACTGCTCGCGCTCATTCTCGCTGCCCGCTTTCGCAAGCCTTGGCCCATCATCGCCGGCATCGTCGCCGCGACCCTGGCCAACCACGCAGCCGCCGGTGCGGTAGGTGCCTGGTTCGGCAGCTTCTTCTCGAATGCGACGCTGCACTGGATCCTGGCCGCCAGCTTCACCGCCACCGCCCTGTGGACCCTGGTACCGGACAAGATGGACGACGACGTCAGCACCGCACGCAAGTTCGGGCCGTTCCTGACCACATTGATCGCCTTCTTCCTGGCGGAAATGGGTGACAAGACCCAAGTCGCTACCGTGATGCTGGCGGCGCAATACCCGGATTTGTGGCTGGTCATCATCGGCACCACCGCCGGCATGCTGATTGCCAACGTACCGGTGGTACTGGCGGGTAACTTTGCCGCAGACAAGCTGCCGTTGACCCTGATCCGTCGCCTGGCGGCGTCGGCATTCCTTATCTTGGCGATTGTGGCGGTGTACAAGGCGATGCAGAGCAGCGGTTGGGTTTGA
- a CDS encoding M48 family metallopeptidase — MNKSLVACVLGSALLLNGCETVNTTSAGEVGVVRQQHMTTLLSSAQVNQSYAQDYKQTLGEASNKNVLDKTSTEATRVQVIADRLIAQAPTFRPDAAQWQWEVNLIKSEDMNANCGPGGKIIVYTGLIDKLQLTDDELAAVMGHEIAHALREHGREALSKAYGVSLAQQLAIAAGAPALMVEAGNNGVNLLMTLPNSRTNENEADLIGLELAARAGYNPNAAITLWEKMSKADEGAPPEFLSTHPSSSSRTAALQAAIPKVMPLYENARKS; from the coding sequence ATGAACAAGTCTCTGGTTGCGTGCGTGTTGGGTTCAGCGTTGCTGCTTAACGGCTGCGAGACCGTCAACACGACCAGTGCGGGTGAAGTCGGCGTCGTTCGCCAGCAACACATGACCACATTATTGTCGAGCGCACAGGTCAATCAGTCCTACGCGCAGGATTACAAGCAGACCCTGGGGGAAGCGAGCAACAAAAACGTCCTCGACAAGACCAGTACTGAAGCCACGCGTGTTCAGGTGATTGCCGATCGTCTCATCGCCCAGGCGCCAACGTTTCGCCCGGATGCCGCGCAATGGCAGTGGGAGGTCAATCTGATCAAGAGTGAGGATATGAACGCCAACTGCGGTCCTGGCGGGAAGATCATTGTGTACACCGGTCTGATCGACAAACTGCAACTGACCGACGACGAACTGGCTGCGGTGATGGGGCATGAAATCGCCCACGCCTTGCGCGAGCATGGCCGTGAAGCGTTATCCAAAGCCTATGGCGTGAGTCTCGCGCAGCAATTGGCGATAGCGGCGGGTGCACCCGCCTTGATGGTCGAGGCAGGGAATAACGGCGTGAACCTGTTGATGACCTTGCCCAACAGTCGCACCAATGAAAACGAAGCAGACCTGATTGGCCTGGAGCTTGCGGCGCGTGCGGGCTACAACCCGAATGCGGCGATCACCCTGTGGGAAAAGATGAGCAAGGCTGACGAAGGTGCGCCACCCGAGTTCCTCAGCACTCACCCTTCTTCCAGCAGCCGCACCGCCGCGTTGCAGGCGGCGATTCCGAAGGTGATGCCGTTGTACGAGAACGCGCGCAAATCCTGA